In the genome of Dasypus novemcinctus isolate mDasNov1 chromosome 30, mDasNov1.1.hap2, whole genome shotgun sequence, one region contains:
- the LOC111758907 gene encoding olfactory receptor 7A10-like, which yields MQRNDTRFSEFLLLGLSEDPELQTLFFWLFLSIYLVTIFGNLLIILAIISDSHLHTPMYFFLSNLSLCDICFSSTTVPKMLVNIQTERRVITYAGCLTQMYLFVLFGGLEDFLLAAMAYDRFVAICHPLQYSVIMNPQICVLLVLGSWIMSVLNSVLQSSMVLQLSFCTHMEISHFFCELNQMIQLACSDTFINVIVMYFAAGVLGGCPLVGILFSYSKIVSSIRAISSVLGKYKAFSNCASHLLVVSLFYCASIGVYLSSAVSHNTHSVAPASVMYTVVTPMLNPFIYSLRNKDIKGALNKFFGWKI from the coding sequence ATGCAAAGAAATGATACCAGATTCTCAGAATTTCTACTCTTGGGATTATCAGAGGATCCAGAATTGCAAACCCTCTTCTTTTGGTTGTTCCTGTCCATCTACCTGGTTACTATCtttgggaacctgctcatcatcctggccattatctctgactcccacctccacactcccatgtactttttcctctccaacctgtcccTTTGTGACATTTGTTTCTCCTCCACCACTGTCCCCAAGATGCTGGTGAACATCCAGACAGAGAGGAGAGTAATAACCTATGCAGGCTGCCTAACTCAGATGTACCTTTTTGTGCTCTTTGGAGGATTGGAGGACTTCCTCCTGGCTGCAATGGCTtatgaccgctttgtggccatctgtcatCCCCTGCAATACTCTgtcatcatgaacccccagaTCTGTGTCCTGCTGGTTCTAGGGTCTTGGATCATGAGTGTACTGAATTCCGTGTTACAGAGCTCAATGGTGTTGCAGTTGTCCTTTTGTACACATATGGAAATctcccactttttctgtgaacttaatcagatGATCCAACTTGCCTGTTCTGACACATTCATCAATGTCatagtgatgtattttgcagCTGGAGTGCTAGGAGGGTGTCCCCTTGTTgggatccttttctcttactctaagatTGTTTCCTCCATACGTGCAATCTCATCAGTTTTGGGgaagtataaagcattttccaACTGTGCATCTCACCTCTTGGTGGTTTCCTTGTTTTATTGTGCCAGCATAGGAGTGTACCTTAGTTCTGCTGTTTCACACAACACACATTCAGTTGCTCCAGCTTCAGTGATGTACACTGTGGTCacacccatgctgaacccctttaTCTACAGTCTGAGGAATAAAGACATAAAGGGTGCTCTGAATAAATTCTTTGGGTGGAAAATATAA
- the LOC131276779 gene encoding vomeronasal type-2 receptor 116-like has translation MVSTGLPGANVCVGSCAAFLSADDDEDSCDDGVVTPPDADCNKGSCGDGVGAFPGVDGDKGSCGNGVGGALLSTDGKRFQTKNYQYVLALVFAIEEINRNPHLLPNITLGFDLYNSLHSEQRTLENPIIWQSGLGKDIPNYTCRKESKSVAALTGTTWAVSAQIGTLLELYKIPQLAFGLYDPQLSNDGKWSSLYQLAPKDTSLTLAMVSMLLHFSWNWVGLVISEDKRGVKFLWDLRTEMDKNGVCAAFLEMIPVTERPISSKDWQYHLRIRESSVNVTVIYGDSDSLMGLSFWRYRLLVLGKVWVTTSQWDFTTSERNFLLDSHHGTLIFSHQLADMPGFKTFIQTVKPSKYPEDFYLTKLWYLSFDCLVSESDCNTLEKCPPNASLELLPWWLFDKDMNEGSYNVYNAVYAVAQSFHEMLLQNVQMQSVENEDGLVVYPWQLHPFLKNIQFNNPAGDPVYFDDERKLEARYDILNFWNFPEGFGHKVKVGHFDSDVPRDQQLSISEEVIEWATGFSETPKSVCSEKCFPGFRKTFHEGRAPCCFLCTPCPENEISNETDMDECVKCADHQYANSERNHCLQKAVTFLAYGDPLGMALVCTALCFSSLTTVILGVFVKHRDTPIVKANNRILSYILLISLTLCFLCSLLFIGRPDTAICILQQITFGIVFTVAVSTVLAKTITVVLAFKVTAPGRRMRQWLISGAPIFVIPFCSLIQMTLCGIWLGTSPPFVDKDAHSEPGYIIIECNKGSATAFYCVLGYLGCLAFVSFIVAFMARNLPDTFNEAKFLTFSMLVFCSVWVAFLPVYHSTKGKVMAAVEIFSILASSAGLLGCIFAPKCYIIFFRPDRNTHHGLWNKSHSGGNKSF, from the exons GTTTCAGACCAAGAACTACCAGTATGTTCTGGCCTTGGTTTTTGCTATTGAAGAGATCAACAGGAACCCCCATCTTTTGCCCAACATTACTTTGGGATTTGATCTGTACAATTCATTACACAGTGAACAAAGGACATTGGAGAATCCCATCATTTGGCAATCAGGACTGGGCAAGGACATTCCTAATTACACCTGTAGGAAAGAGAGCAAGTCTGTAGCAGCCCTTACAGGAACAACATGGGCAGTTTCTGCCCAGATTGGAACACTGCTGGAACTCTACAAAATTCCACAG CTTGCTTTTGGACTTTATGACCCACAACTGAGTAATGATGGCAAGTGGTCATCTCTTTATCAGTTGGCTCCCAAGGACACATCTCTGACCCTTGCAATGGTCTCAATGCTGCTCCATTTCAGCTGGAACTGGGTGGGACTAGTCATCtcagaagacaagagaggtgtgAAGTTTCTATGGGACTTGAGAACAGAGATGGACAAAAATGGAGTCTGTGCAGCCTTCTTGGAAATGATCCCTGTCACTGAGAGGCCAATTAGCTCAAAAGACTGGCAGTATCATTTACGGATCAGAGAATCATCAGTGAATGTGACTGTCATTTACGGTGATTCCGACTCCCTAATGGGATTGAGCTTTTGGAGATACAGACTCTTAGTTTTAGGGAAAGTTTGGGTTACAACCTCACAATGGGATTTTACCACCAGTGAGAGAAACTTTTTACTTGACTCACACCATGGGACCCTCATTTTTTCACACCAACTTGCTGATATGCCTGGATTCAAAACATTCATCCAGACAGTTAAACCTTCAAAATATCCAGAAGACTTTTACCTCACTAAATTGTGGTACCTCTCTTTTGATTGTTTGGTTTCCGAATCTGATTGTAACACTCTGGAGAAATGTCCTCCCAATGCCTCCTTGGAGTTGTTGCCTTGGTGGCTGTTTGACAAGGACATGAATGAAGGAAGTTATAACGTTTATAATGCAGTGTATGCTGTGGCTCAGAGCTTTCATGAAATGCTTCTTCAAAATGTCCAAATGCAGTCAGTGGAAAATGAAGATGGACTGGTGGTTTACCCTTGGCAG CTGCATCCATTTCTGAAGAACATCCAATTTAACAATCCTGCTGGTGACCCAGTGTATTTTGATGATGAAAGGAAATTGGAAGCCCGGTATGACATTCTCAACTTTTGGAATTTCCCAGAAGGTTTTGGACATAAAGttaaagtaggacattttgacTCAGATGTGCCACGAGATCAACAATTGTCTATATCTGAGGAGGTGATAGAATGGGCCACAGGATTTTCAGAG ACTCCCAAATCTGTATGCAGTGAGAAGTGTTTTCCTGGATTCAGGAAAACCTTTCATGAGGGAAGGGCTCCCTGTTGTTTTCTTTGCACTCCCtgcccagagaatgagatttccaatgaGACAG ATATGGATGAGTGTGTGAAGTGTGCAGATCATCAGTATGCAAACAGTGAGAGAAATCACTGCCTCCAAAAAGCTGTGACCTTCCTGGCTTATGGAGACCCCTTGGGGATggctctggtctgcacagctctttgcttctcttccctcaccactgttattcttggggtctttgtgaagcacagAGACACTCCCATAGTCAAGGCCAATAAcaggatcctcagctacatcctgcTCATCTCCCTCACCCTGTGCTTCCTCTGCTCCTTACTCTTCATTGGTCGCCCAgacacagccatctgcatcctccAACAAATCACGTTTGGAATTGTGTTTACTGTGGCTGTATCCACTGtgttggccaaaacaatcacagTGGTACTGGCATTCAAGGTCACTGCTCCAGGGAGAAGGATGAGACAATGGCTGATTTCAGGGGCACCTATCTTTGTTATTCCCTTTTGCTCCCTGATCCAGATGACACTCTGTGGCATCTGGCtgggaacctctcccccattcgttgataaagatgcacactctGAGCCTGGTTATATAATCATCGAGTGCAATAAGGGCTCAGccactgccttctactgtgtcctgggatacctgggctgcttggcctTTGTGAGCTTCattgtagctttcatggccaggaacctgcctgacacctttaatgaagccaagttcttgaccttcagcatgttggtgttctgcagtgtttgggtcgctttcctccctgtctaccacagcaccaaggggaaggtcatggcagctgtggagatcttctccatcttggcttccagtgctgggttactaggctgcatctttgctccaaagtgctatattattttcttcAGGCCAGACAGGAACACTCACCATGGGTTATGGAATAAATCACATTCTGGGGGCAATAAGTCTTTTTAA